One region of Longimicrobium sp. genomic DNA includes:
- a CDS encoding sigma 54-interacting transcriptional regulator, with amino-acid sequence MPLPKVWQHVLGAAAHAPRCRELLGAMAAGGLSMVPWSEDEAGGPGVVLFDEVSEGLCDFVREASQGGYGRVLAVGTSGAAVANGQGWTLLRAGASDAFARDDAADAARAALARFERWAAVDRLVDSPLVRNHLVGRSPVWRTVLRQVVEVAAFTDSPLLVTGESGTGKELVARLIHSLDARPRKRELVLLDCTTVVPQLSGSEFFGHERGAFTGAAGPREGAFALADGGTLFLDEVGELPPTLQAQLLRVVQEKTYKRTGGNAWQKTDFRLVCATNRDLVDEVARGAFRADLYYRIASFTCRLPPLRDRPEDVIPLFEHFLAESRPGAAPVELDEPVREYLLNRDYPGNVRDLRQLATRVACRCVGDGPVTVGQLPEDERPALDACTADWRDAAFDTSIRRALVRGVGLKDIGRIATDAAIRIAVVEEEGNLQRAARRLGVTDRALQLRKAAGRASPAPN; translated from the coding sequence GTGCCCCTACCCAAGGTCTGGCAGCACGTGCTTGGAGCCGCCGCGCACGCCCCCCGCTGCCGAGAGCTGCTGGGGGCGATGGCCGCGGGCGGGCTCAGCATGGTGCCGTGGAGCGAGGACGAGGCGGGCGGACCCGGCGTGGTGCTGTTCGACGAGGTGAGCGAGGGATTGTGCGACTTCGTGCGCGAGGCCAGCCAGGGCGGGTACGGGCGCGTGCTGGCGGTGGGCACCAGCGGCGCCGCGGTGGCCAACGGGCAAGGATGGACCCTGCTGCGCGCGGGCGCCTCAGACGCCTTTGCCCGTGACGATGCCGCCGACGCCGCGCGCGCGGCGCTCGCTCGCTTCGAGCGCTGGGCCGCCGTGGACCGGCTGGTGGATTCGCCGCTGGTGCGCAACCACCTGGTGGGGCGCAGCCCGGTGTGGCGCACGGTGCTGCGGCAGGTGGTGGAGGTGGCCGCGTTCACCGATTCGCCCCTGCTGGTCACTGGCGAAAGCGGCACCGGCAAGGAGCTGGTCGCCCGGCTGATCCACTCGCTGGACGCGCGCCCCCGCAAGCGCGAGCTGGTGCTGCTGGACTGCACCACGGTGGTCCCGCAGCTGTCGGGAAGCGAGTTCTTCGGCCACGAGCGGGGCGCCTTCACGGGGGCGGCGGGGCCGCGCGAGGGCGCGTTCGCGCTGGCCGACGGGGGAACGCTGTTCCTGGACGAGGTGGGCGAGCTGCCGCCCACCCTGCAGGCGCAGCTGCTGCGCGTGGTGCAGGAAAAGACGTACAAGCGCACTGGCGGCAACGCGTGGCAGAAAACCGACTTCCGCCTGGTGTGCGCCACCAACCGCGACCTGGTGGACGAGGTGGCGCGCGGCGCCTTTCGGGCAGACCTGTACTACCGCATCGCCAGCTTCACCTGCCGCCTTCCCCCGCTGCGCGACCGGCCGGAAGACGTGATCCCGCTGTTCGAGCACTTTCTGGCCGAATCGCGCCCCGGCGCCGCGCCCGTGGAGCTGGACGAGCCCGTGCGCGAGTACCTGCTGAACCGCGACTACCCCGGCAACGTGCGCGACCTGCGCCAGCTGGCCACGCGGGTGGCCTGCCGGTGCGTGGGCGACGGTCCCGTCACCGTGGGCCAGCTTCCCGAGGACGAGCGCCCCGCGCTCGACGCGTGCACCGCCGACTGGCGCGACGCCGCCTTCGACACCTCCATCCGCCGGGCCCTGGTGCGCGGCGTGGGCCTCAAGGACATCGGGCGGATCGCGACGGACGCGGCCATCCGCATCGCCGTGGTGGAGGAAGAAGGAAACCTTCAGCGCGCCGCGCGGCGCTTGGGCGTTACGGACCGCGCCCTGCAGCTGCGCAAGGCGGCGGGGCGCGCGTCACCGGCGCCGAATTGA
- a CDS encoding amidohydrolase family protein, translating to MIIDCHCHAGSGDGLTGPWDTSASLGDYVRWADEANIRRTVLFAAFHSDYAQANAEVARVVASSPDRFWGFAFVHAERDRGRIAELVGTAVRKYGFRGIKLHRHDARITREVCQAARAFRIPVLYDVMGEVPAVELLATEYPDVMFIIPHLGSFADDWRAQMGLIDLLERHANVFTDTSGVRRFDILQKAVRRAGAGKFLFGSDGPWLHPGVELEKVRALHLSPADERKVTSGNLLRLLARRRASPARLPAPPSAAAGYPARDARDPWEGEAQIP from the coding sequence ATGATCATCGACTGCCACTGCCACGCGGGCTCCGGCGACGGGCTCACGGGCCCGTGGGACACCTCGGCGTCGCTCGGCGACTACGTGCGCTGGGCCGACGAGGCGAACATCCGCAGGACGGTGCTGTTCGCCGCCTTCCACTCCGACTACGCGCAGGCCAACGCCGAGGTGGCGCGCGTCGTGGCATCGAGCCCGGACCGCTTCTGGGGGTTCGCCTTCGTGCACGCCGAGCGCGACCGCGGCCGCATCGCCGAGCTGGTGGGGACGGCGGTGAGGAAGTACGGGTTCCGCGGCATCAAGCTTCACCGCCACGACGCCCGCATCACCCGCGAGGTGTGCCAGGCGGCGCGCGCCTTTCGCATTCCCGTGCTGTACGACGTGATGGGCGAGGTGCCCGCGGTGGAGCTGCTGGCCACGGAGTACCCGGACGTCATGTTCATCATCCCCCACCTGGGCAGCTTCGCCGACGACTGGCGGGCGCAAATGGGGCTGATCGACCTGCTGGAGCGGCACGCGAACGTGTTCACCGACACCTCGGGGGTGCGGCGCTTCGACATCCTGCAGAAGGCGGTGCGCAGGGCGGGCGCGGGCAAGTTCCTGTTCGGCTCCGACGGGCCCTGGCTTCACCCCGGCGTGGAGCTGGAAAAGGTGCGCGCCCTTCACCTCTCCCCCGCCGACGAGAGGAAGGTGACGTCCGGGAACCTGCTGCGGCTTCTCGCCCGGCGCAGGGCGTCGCCAGCGCGCCTCCCTGCCCCGCCCTCCGCCGCGGCGGGCTACCCGGCGCGCGACGCGCGCGACCCGTGGGAGGGCGAGGCACAGATCCCCTGA